Below is a window of Drosophila miranda strain MSH22 chromosome 3, D.miranda_PacBio2.1, whole genome shotgun sequence DNA.
GTTGATATCTTACGCGTGATCTTCGATATGTATGGGCAGGTGTTACATGTGAAGCGGTGGCTATCTGTATCTTCCTCAATGATCAATATATTGCCGCACGACGGGCAGAAAAACAACATCTTCTGCCTTGCCTCGATTTTGAGCACGTTCCagtttaaataaagggggCTTCTAcgggctaagttcgttttatcgtcggtatatttacggtatacaTTACGGTGACCATTTACGgtatttttaatactttttGGTATTTATTAGGTCAAAATGGAAccgtatatttacggtatatcggtatataatggtatattttgtcaatttcatcaatctattaaatttaattttcaacgttatatagaaatccaataaaagcaaggattacGAATaggccagtcaagtagaaaattgattcactaagcggataaaactatgtgggcacggctaaattttctatatagctaataatattcgacggaagatcaaaatcgaggaatatggttTCCCCTCCTCGATGGAGAACGATAAACCCATTATAAGCCAAAGGGGTATTTCAatattccaccgaaaataataaaaaattaataattttagcgcagttcaggtgaaagtaATCGTTGTTATTTTTAAGTTCAGATGAAAGATGGCAtgaatctacaagaagaatttacaatcgttaatattttcAGCCCTTTACCTGAAGTAgttgaactatttaaatagaTGGGGCtgaagtgggctaagttcgtaaaatataacttgaattcgtTGGTATATTGACggtatattttgttgtttacaGATGGCGACTTCTTTGATTTGCGGCTGAAAATATTTCCAGTTCTTTGCAGACTGGAGCTGTCTAATTAAAGTAAATTAAAGTAACAAATAAAGAGGAAACATGTCGGCCGACGTGCGTGATATTCTGGACATGGAGCGTGCCAATACGCCCGAAGTGACAAAGGATTCCTTCCTTGCAACAAAGAAGCGCAACTTCGAACGGTAAGCAGTCATTTTGTTAAAGTTCAAATGAACATTTTTAACAATAACTATATTTACCAGCACCAAACATGCCTCCCGGCGTCCCGAGGGCATGCACCGCGAGGTGTTCGCCCTGCTCTATACAGACAAGAAAGATGCCCCGCCATTGCTGCCCACAGACACGGCCCTGGGCATTGGAGGCGGGTACAAGCAGACGAAGGCACGTCTGGGGATGAAGACGGTGCGCAAGTGGGAGTGGGCGCCATTTGCCAACCCGGCGCGCACCGATGCAGCTGCCTTTCACCACTGGAAAAGGGTCAGCGATGATTCGGGAGAGTATCCCTTTGCCATGTTCAATGTACAGCTGGAGATCCCCTCCTACACTATGACGGAGTACAACGCGCATATAAGGAACAACATAACCAACTGGAGTAAGGTGCAGACGGATCACCTGTTTGACTTAGCAAGACGGTAAATAATTGGAATTGACCATTAGAAAATCGCATTGTTTTATTGACTAAGTCCTGCCACAGCTTTGATCTTCGCTTTATTGTGATGGCGGATCGCTGGAACCGCCAGCAGCACGGGGACAAAACTGTGGAGGatctcaaggagcggtattacGAGGTCGTTGCGCTACTAGCCAAGGCGAAGAATCAAACCATCGAGAAGAGAGTATATTCGTATGATCCGGAGCACGAACGGCGCCGAAAGGAGCAGCTAGAGAAACTGTTTAAGCGCACCACCCtgcaggtggaggaggagcagaTGCTCATCAATGAGATGAAGAAGATCGAGGCTCGCAAGAAGGAGCGTGAGCGCAAAACGCAAGATCTACAAAAACTCATCTCGCAGGCGGATCAGCAGAATGAGCATGCCTCGAGCACGCCCAGCACTCGCAAATACGAAAAGAAACTGCACAAAAAGAAGGTGCACCATCAACCGCGGCCCTCGAAGGTGGACTCGGTGGTGAATGCAATCGAAATAGGTAGCAGCGGCATCAAGTTTGCCGATCTGCGTGGGTCAGGGGTCTCCTTGCGTTCGCAGAAGATGAAGTTGCCTGCCAACATTGGCCAGCGTAAAGCTAAGGCTCTCGAACAGGCCATACAGGAGTTCAAAGTTGGTAAGTTGAGTAACTGGGACTGTCTTACATTCGCTAATTGGACCGTTATTTACAGATCCCGCGCCACCACCCACTGAGGATATATGCACATCCTTTAACGAGCTGCGTTCCGACATGGTGTTGCTTTGTGAGCTGCGCACGGCCCTGTCCACCTGCATCTACGAGATGGAGAGCCTGAAGCATCAGTACGAGGCTGCTTGTCCGGGCAAGGTCAGTAAATAATTAAGAATGTAATACATTTATTCAACCAATTTGTTTGCTTCCTAATCACTGCAGACACTGAACATACCGCCCTCGATGGCGCCCCTCAAGACGGAAGCCCTGGACAGTAGCACAAATTAATTAAGTTAGCGCTCTCCGTTACCCCGTAGATCTTATGCTGCTGCCTCAGTGGCTGTTCCTGCTACTGATGCCGCCGACGAAGCAGACGTAGCAGACGCAGTAGACGTGTGTGCGGCGTGCTAATCATTGTAACCCGTTTTCCAGTGTCCATATTTGTGCATTGCGCTACTCCCAGTCCGCTTGGGGAATAAATGGATAAACAAGAAAATTGTTTTGCGGCACATTCAATGTGAAAATCAAATAGCCCACGGCCAGCGATGGTCATGCCAGATGCCATGTCGAGTGTGAGAACTTTTTCCGCTGCGTGATTTATTTTCCATCCAGCATTTCTTTGCAGCCTGACTACGACGGTCAGTTGGCTAGTTAGTGGCCAGTATTTGGGTTAAGCCTGCAGTCGAATGCGGCTCTGGGCCCCGATCTTTGGCAAGCGAAAAATGAGAATTAAGTTCAACCGCGTGCTCTTACAATTCCAAGCCTGCCCACACAGTAACACACTgcaggcggaggcggaggccgAGGCGGCTCATTCACTGACTCAGCCGAAGTCCAAAACGACAGCGAACAGACCATAGACCAGACCAGAGAGCGGACCAGTATTTGTGAATGAATCGACCGAATGCGAAGGCAAACACCCAGGCGCACACCCATACAGATGCACAGCCAGACAACGCATACGAAATCATTCTGGTGGCGGCTCGAGCCGCCTTACCTGAACGTAGGCCGCTCAGTCAAGTTTCAGACGTGGTCGGGTCCAGTTCGTGGCAGTTGATTATTGCGTTTGCTCTCCTCCGTCTCTGTGTATGTGCAGCTAGTTGCCGCATGCAGCAAACGTTCGTCTCAAGCGGCAAATGTGAAAAATGCAAATTTGACAATACCTGAAGAACGGTCGTCGCCAGTTGTCAGTGGAGTTACGATTGCGAGTGGCACACAGCCTACCTGACCCGTCATCAACGTCATCGTCTTTGTCCGCGTCATCATCCCTAAAAACTATTGGAATCCTGGCGGGGGGCAAGACAAACATCAACAGCGTCGGATTCGCATCCGTTTCCGGTTCTTTCAGTTGACTACTAGTTTACTTGCACTTCGAGTCGGTTGGTCGGTAGTTTTTCATGAATGAAATTTTAATTTCGACTGTGTccgcgtgtgtgcgtgtgtgtgtgtgagcctTCTGTCCAGCTCCAGCGGTGTCAACTGACGTTCCATTCCTTCCATttattgccgctgccgctgccgctgccgccgttGTCGCTCCCTGGGCGTCAGTGCACCGTAAAGATCTTTATCGCATTCTAAATACGTTCTGGAGCAGAAGGCAGAAGACAGTCgcgttgtgtgtgtgtgtgtgtgtgtaccaGGGTgcccagtgccagtgccaggtAGAGGCCAGGTTAATGCGGTTTATTGTTCTATGAACGTTGCCAGCGCTCGCCTGCCTGCTCTCTGTTTAAGTTTCGCACGCTGATAAAGACCCGCGCCACACCATCTCCGGACTTTGCCAGCAACCAGAAAGCAGCAAGATGTGGCCCAAGCTAAGGTGAGTCGCAGGTCTGGGCTAATTTAATGCCACAAAAGGCAAATAAAAGTACGCCCACAACGATTTATGCTGTAGAAATCGAGGTCTGACAACCTTGGAACGGCATATGCAAAGATATGGCGATTTCTGTAGCCTCTTCGTGTGCTAGAGAACTTAGCGGCTTTTAATTTAATATTAACACTCTAATTGACT
It encodes the following:
- the LOC108158843 gene encoding DNA methyltransferase 1-associated protein 1 — encoded protein: MSADVRDILDMERANTPEVTKDSFLATKKRNFERTKHASRRPEGMHREVFALLYTDKKDAPPLLPTDTALGIGGGYKQTKARLGMKTVRKWEWAPFANPARTDAAAFHHWKRVSDDSGEYPFAMFNVQLEIPSYTMTEYNAHIRNNITNWSKVQTDHLFDLARRFDLRFIVMADRWNRQQHGDKTVEDLKERYYEVVALLAKAKNQTIEKRVYSYDPEHERRRKEQLEKLFKRTTLQVEEEQMLINEMKKIEARKKERERKTQDLQKLISQADQQNEHASSTPSTRKYEKKLHKKKVHHQPRPSKVDSVVNAIEIGSSGIKFADLRGSGVSLRSQKMKLPANIGQRKAKALEQAIQEFKVDPAPPPTEDICTSFNELRSDMVLLCELRTALSTCIYEMESLKHQYEAACPGKTLNIPPSMAPLKTEALDSSTN